In the genome of Streptomyces sp. Tu 3180, the window GCGCACGCCGGTCAGCGGCAGGCCGTCGCCCGGGCTGTCCGATCCCGCCTCGCACTCCTTGCGCCCCGGAGCGGTGACCCGGACGACCCCGGCGTCGGTGCTCAGGGCCTCGCTCGGCACGACGGTGAAGTCGTCCGCGCCCGGCGGTCTCCAGGCGAGCGCGAGGCGCTGCTCGCCGCCCCGTTCGAAGTAGTCGATGCGGAAGGGGTGGGATCCGGCGGTGAGTTCGACGGTCCCGTCCTTGGGTTCGGCGGCGTGCAGTCCGTCGTGGTCGATGACCGTCCGGTCGTCGACGGTCAGGCGCGAGCCGTCGTCGCTGGTGAGCCGGAAGGCGTACGTCCCGTCGCCGGGGACGACGAGGTGACCGGTGACCTCGGCCGTGAAGTTGTCGGCGAAGCCGCCGAAGTCGTCGACGGTGGACCAGTCCACGGTCGGCATGAGCTTGTCGTGGTTGGGCGTCTGGCCCGGCTTGAGCGTGCAGAGCTTGCTGAGCGGGACCTGGGTGTCGAAGACCCGCAGGGTCACGCCCGGCTCCTGGGGCGGGACGTCGTCGGGGGCGGCGGCGGACGGGGGCGCGGCCAGAACGCCTCCGGTGAGGAAGGCGCCGAGGAACAGGGGGATGAGTCGTCTTCGGGCACGCCGGAAAAGCCGTCGGTGCATCGGTCCTCCAGAACGGACCGGAGGCCGCCGGATTGCACTCCGGTCGAGCTGTCCCTCTGCGCGGGTGCACGCAGAGGCGGTACTCGTGAGGTTGCGCCGATACCGTAGGAGACTTCTGCCGAGCGCGTCCATACTTTGTCATCGATGAGTTCAAAGTCCGGTGCCCGTCGGCCCGTTCGCCGGAACTCCGGCGCCGCCCCGTGGGCCCTCCGCGGCACCGGGTCCGTCCGGGGAGCCGCCCGTCGCGGCGGGCGCGCCCGCCGGGAACCTTCCGGCGGACCGTCTCGTTCACCGCAGGTCCGCTGCTTCGGAACCGAACAGAGGAGTACCTTGCCCGACACCTCGTCCACCGACGCCCCGCCTCCTCTCCCGCCGCTCACCACCCAGGCGGAACGCCTGATCGAGCTCGGGGTGCACGAACACGCGGGGATGTCCGCCGACGAACTGCGCGCCTTCGCCGGCGGCGCCGGCGGCGAAGGCGGCGACGCCCTGCTCGCCGTCCACCCGGACCGCGCCCCCGCCTCCGCCGTCGCGCCGCTGCTGCGCCACGGCGGCAAGCCCGGCTTCGTCGTCACCGACATGCCCGACGTCGACCGCTTCGCCCCCTGCGCCGTCGAGCTGCCCGACGCCCCCCTCTACCTCGTCACCGGCCCCGACCGCGGCGACCACATGGCCGACTGGAGCCCGGAGGAGGCGCTGCCCGCCCTCACCGGGCAGGACCGCACCCCGCTCCTGCTCACCGAGGGCATCCACTGGGTGCTCCAGCAGCCGGAGGTTCTCCGGCGCAACCACTGCTTCATGACGATCGGCTCCCGGCTGCGCAAGGCGAACGGCACCCTGGACGCCCGCACTCCGGCGATCTGGATCAGCAACGGCACGGGGCGGGACGGCCGCGAGCGGCGCAACGCCCCGAAGGTCGGCTGGTGCTGGTGGGGCAACCGCCACACCTGGCTGGGCTTCGCCTCCGCCGCGGGGCGCAGGCACGCCTGAGCCCTCCCGCCCCGGCGGGGCCGGCGACCCGGACGTGCCCTTCGGACACGCGGGCCGCCGCTCCCGGGCGCCGCTCGGCTACGCCCACACGTACAGGTGCCACTTCCACCTGCCGTCGGTGCCCTTGCCGTACTCGCAGTACGCGGCGTCGTACCCCTGGGCGAGCACCGCGAGGGCACCACGGTCGCACTCGCCCTCCGTCCAGTAGCTCCGCCAGAAGCGCCACGACGCCAGTGCGCCGGCCTCGCCGTGCGCGGCGTGCTCCGCGGAACCGGAGGCCGCCGCCGCGGGGACCGCGGCGGCGGGAGCGGCCTGAGCCTGCGTCGCCAGGCCGGAAACCGCCAGCACCGTCCCGAGGGCCGCGGTGGCCAGAGCGTGTCGGATACGCATGGTCGTCTCTCCTCGATGCGACTCGGACAGCGCGGACGCGCTGCCCGGTGCCGGAACCGGGACCCCCGTCCCCGGCACACGGACAACGGTGCTCCACCCGCTTGGAGAAAACCTTGGCCGAGGTCCCGCGCGGAACCGAGGCCCCGCTTCCCGCCCCAGGGCCCGCCGGTGCCGTCCGGCGCATCCCGGACGGGACCCGCCGGACGGTGGGATCCCCGCACTTCCCGGGCCCGGTCACCGCCCCGTGACGCCCCGGGCGAGGTCGGGACGGCAGGCCGGCGATCCGCGGTTCCCCGGGCCCCGCACCCCGGTCCACCACCTTGAAAAGAGCTTGAAACGGCTGGTCGGAGCCACCGGCCCCAGCCCTAGGATCTCGTCCCGGAGGTGGTGCGGGTGGCGGTGGAGTTACGCGTGCTGGGCGGGATCGAGGTCCGGGTCGACGGCCACCGGCTGGACCTGGGGCCCGCACGGCAGCAGCGCGTCCTGGCGGCGCTGCTGCTCGAGGCCAA includes:
- a CDS encoding DUF5701 family protein, whose translation is MPDTSSTDAPPPLPPLTTQAERLIELGVHEHAGMSADELRAFAGGAGGEGGDALLAVHPDRAPASAVAPLLRHGGKPGFVVTDMPDVDRFAPCAVELPDAPLYLVTGPDRGDHMADWSPEEALPALTGQDRTPLLLTEGIHWVLQQPEVLRRNHCFMTIGSRLRKANGTLDARTPAIWISNGTGRDGRERRNAPKVGWCWWGNRHTWLGFASAAGRRHA